From Syntrophales bacterium, a single genomic window includes:
- a CDS encoding nucleotidyl transferase AbiEii/AbiGii toxin family protein produces the protein MIPQRNLSLLSNRLARKGGRRIPEVVLERDYCLSWFLVGLSKTPLTDLLAFKGGTAIKKCYIPDYRFSEDLDFTLREDVSFEKIEEYLALVFEYIERASGIKLRISRYDRHSHENCHTFFLGYEGPLPSASAKEVKVDITINERIVFPIASKPVLKAYDEYEDLPEKERIGVYSLNEIVSEKIVALLDPARNEPRDLYDLWYLITNGHVNPADLIEAVELKMKFRGKELTDVKENFIYKEARLKKLWQTRLSSQITLLPEFERVFRATLRELRQAKYY, from the coding sequence ATGATACCTCAGCGAAACCTGTCTTTACTATCGAATCGTCTCGCCCGGAAAGGCGGACGCCGTATTCCGGAGGTTGTTCTTGAAAGGGACTATTGCCTATCCTGGTTTCTGGTGGGGCTTTCAAAAACACCCCTCACAGATCTCCTTGCCTTTAAAGGCGGTACGGCCATCAAGAAATGTTACATCCCGGACTACCGTTTTTCTGAAGATCTCGATTTCACCCTGCGAGAAGATGTTTCTTTTGAAAAAATTGAGGAGTACCTTGCTCTTGTTTTCGAATATATAGAGCGGGCATCGGGAATCAAACTTCGAATCAGCCGATATGATCGACATTCACATGAGAACTGTCATACCTTTTTCCTCGGATACGAAGGCCCTTTACCAAGTGCCTCCGCTAAAGAAGTCAAAGTGGATATCACAATAAATGAAAGAATCGTCTTTCCCATAGCATCAAAACCCGTTCTCAAAGCATACGATGAATACGAGGATCTGCCAGAGAAGGAAAGAATCGGGGTTTATTCGCTCAACGAGATCGTATCGGAAAAAATCGTCGCTCTTCTTGACCCGGCAAGAAACGAGCCACGCGATCTTTACGATTTGTGGTATCTCATAACCAACGGTCATGTAAATCCAGCCGATTTAATTGAAGCGGTTGAACTGAAAATGAAATTCCGGGGAAAAGAACTGACCGATGTCAAAGAGAATTTTATCTATAAAGAGGCCAGGTTGAAAAAACTCTGGCAAACCCGTCTGTCTTCCCAGATAACACTCCTGCCCGAATTTGAGCGGGTATTTCGTGCGACATTGCGTGAACTGCGACAGGCGAAATATTATTAA
- a CDS encoding nucleotidyltransferase: MFDKTKKQLSKFMERLSDALDIPEAQFKEAVERYQAVGKWLNKEDSKLHPFEPEIYPQGSFRLGTVVKPTSDEDEYDIDLVCELNLSSGDVTQKRLKKMVGDRLKDNKTYEGMLDKEGRRCWTLNYADGSKFHLDILPSVPDDINLKEKLQILGVPKEWTEYAICITDNTSQNYDSCNDDWPRSNPKGYAAWFKEQMKTQYEARKMLLAEEMRISIEDVPEYRVKTPLQRAIQILKRHRDIMFENDQEHKPISIIITTLAAHSYNNEADLFDAITNIVKGMPHYIRRLNGAIWIPNPVNPDENFGDKWNENPKLEESFRNWLLQVQSDLDSIMKKDNIREISESMKFSFGMVTVQTAFSAFGSSNLKVNDQIPEVKIQNPSKPWRQWQDA, encoded by the coding sequence ATGTTTGATAAAACAAAAAAACAATTGAGCAAATTCATGGAGCGATTATCAGATGCGCTTGATATTCCAGAGGCACAATTTAAAGAAGCAGTCGAACGCTACCAAGCAGTCGGAAAATGGCTCAATAAAGAGGACTCCAAACTTCACCCTTTTGAGCCTGAAATATATCCACAAGGATCTTTTCGACTGGGTACCGTCGTGAAGCCTACTAGTGATGAAGATGAATATGATATTGACCTCGTTTGTGAGTTAAACCTTTCATCAGGCGATGTAACCCAAAAGCGATTAAAGAAGATGGTTGGTGATCGCCTAAAGGATAATAAAACATATGAAGGAATGCTTGATAAGGAAGGAAGACGTTGCTGGACTCTAAATTATGCAGATGGGTCAAAGTTTCACCTGGATATTCTTCCTTCTGTTCCTGATGACATAAATTTAAAGGAAAAATTGCAAATTTTGGGTGTACCAAAAGAATGGACTGAATATGCTATTTGTATAACGGATAATACAAGTCAGAATTACGACTCGTGTAATGATGATTGGCCACGGAGTAATCCGAAAGGGTATGCAGCGTGGTTTAAGGAGCAAATGAAAACTCAATATGAGGCCAGGAAAATGCTCCTTGCGGAGGAAATGCGGATTAGCATAGAAGATGTGCCGGAATACCGGGTTAAAACCCCTCTTCAGAGGGCAATCCAGATTCTCAAGCGACATAGGGACATTATGTTCGAAAATGATCAGGAACATAAGCCCATTTCCATCATAATAACTACTCTTGCCGCACACTCTTACAACAATGAAGCAGATCTTTTTGATGCTATCACCAATATTGTTAAAGGTATGCCTCATTACATTCGCAGGTTAAATGGTGCTATCTGGATTCCAAATCCAGTTAATCCCGACGAAAATTTTGGTGATAAATGGAACGAAAACCCGAAGCTCGAAGAGTCATTTAGAAATTGGTTACTCCAAGTTCAATCAGATTTGGATTCGATAATGAAAAAAGACAACATTCGAGAAATCTCGGAGTCTATGAAATTTTCATTCGGAATGGTGACTGTCCAAACAGCGTTTTCCGCGTTCGGTTCAAGTAATTTGAAAGTTAATGATCAAATACCGGAAGTTAAGATACAAAATCCTAGTAAACCGTGGCGGCAGTGGCAGGATGCTTGA
- a CDS encoding SEC-C metal-binding domain-containing protein, whose protein sequence is MYIAGGSGDEFFINGKLAFSATYNEISIIDEYEVEINIPRNYPDSPPNVKEVGGRISKDYHVHHNGILCLSSPVEVKKKFFQKKSMVGFVEDLLIPYLYAHSFLQEYGEMPFGELSHGVEGIIEYYKNLFDVDSNYMVVGFLRILADNNYRGHIPCPCGSHAKLRNCHGNLLLELQRYQNKNNYLSEYFYIAKHMLEKGGREIPKDFLPKSIKKKIRNTSRKNKEKKIWINTDKIISDKGIC, encoded by the coding sequence TTGTATATTGCCGGAGGGTCTGGCGACGAATTTTTTATAAATGGGAAATTGGCCTTTTCTGCAACCTATAATGAGATTTCTATCATAGATGAATACGAAGTTGAAATAAATATCCCTCGAAATTACCCAGACTCCCCACCAAACGTAAAAGAGGTAGGTGGCAGAATTTCGAAGGACTATCATGTTCATCATAACGGAATACTTTGTTTGTCTTCGCCTGTAGAGGTGAAAAAGAAATTCTTTCAAAAAAAATCCATGGTGGGATTTGTTGAAGATTTGCTTATACCTTACCTCTATGCTCACAGCTTTTTGCAAGAATACGGGGAAATGCCGTTTGGCGAACTATCTCATGGTGTTGAAGGAATAATAGAATATTACAAAAATTTGTTCGATGTAGATAGCAATTACATGGTTGTTGGCTTTTTAAGGATACTTGCAGACAATAATTACCGCGGACATATTCCATGTCCATGTGGGTCGCACGCCAAGCTACGTAATTGTCATGGGAACTTATTGCTGGAGTTGCAAAGATACCAAAATAAAAACAATTACTTAAGTGAATATTTTTATATTGCAAAACATATGCTGGAAAAAGGGGGAAGGGAAATACCTAAAGATTTTTTACCAAAATCAATCAAAAAAAAGATTCGAAATACTTCAAGAAAGAATAAAGAGAAAAAGATATGGATAAATACTGATAAGATAATCTCGGACAAGGGAATATGCTGA